The Acidobacteriota bacterium genomic interval ACCGGGTTCCTGTGCATATACCGGAGCTTCTCAAAGCGCTTCTCGTTGGAATAGACATTGAAGTCGTAAAAGCGCGCTTGCCAGAAATGACGGTTCTGAACGGGAAGACCTTCTTCCCACAGCATGGGTTGATTGTTTCGTCGCCTTCTGGCCGGTTTGAGTAGACGTCTGGCTACCGTCTGCTTGAGAATCTGGAGAATCGAGGATGGGTTTCCCTTTTCGGGTTCTCCGATCAGGATATGAAAGTGTTCCGGCATGACCACGTAGCCCGCTACTTCGAACTTGTGTTTGCGCCGGACTTGCTCGAAGATGCGGAGAAACACGTCTCGTGCATGCCTGGTACCGAGTAACTGCCGTCGTCGGTAAC includes:
- a CDS encoding transposase, producing the protein MPSRLKRIYGFRDLHFITCSCYRRRQLLGTRHARDVFLRIFEQVRRKHKFEVAGYVVMPEHFHILIGEPEKGNPSSILQILKQTVARRLLKPARRRRNNQPMLWEEGLPVQNRHFWQARFYDFNVYSNEKRFEKLRYMHRNPVKRGLVSSPELWAWSSFRAYMYAEPSIVKIDELEPRNTKKKPEPK